CACCCATTTTTGCAAACCTAGACATTGTAAAAACTAAGACTTACTCAAAACCAAATTGGAGAGAATATGAGATGGACCTTTacaagattaagattaaagattaaagtcacTGGCTAATTTCACCGTTACAGAAAAATAAAGTGACAGCAAGAAGAAGGAAAGAAACTACATTGtctaagttaaagttaaagtcccaatgatcgtcacacacacatctgggtgtggtgagatttgtcctctgcatttaacccatccccgtgtgattttgatccatcccctgggggagaggggagcagtgagcagcagcggtgccgtgctcgggaatcatttggttatCAAACCCCcgaattccaacccttaatggtgagtgccaagcaggtaggcaatgggtcccgtttttatagtctttggtatgatccggccagggtttgaacctacaaccttccagtctcagggtggacactctaccactaggccactgagcttttTCTAATGCATCTTGTTCCCACAGAGCAAAGACAAAATAGTCCTGTGAGAAACCCATATGATTTGCTTGAATGTTTTGGTGTTTGATGCTTGCGTTAAGATAGCAGATTTCCATTTAACATTTTGGTGTTTAaatatgaaacatttttaattctCTTTTTTATCCATGTACTGTACTCTTTTACAATAAACCTCGACCGGGagtgattaaaaataaatggttGAATGTTCTTTGGAGGCGGCTCGCTAGcccactgggtagcacgtccgcctcacagttaggaggatgtgggttcgattccacctcttgCCCTCCCTGTgctgagtttgcatgttctccccggtcccgcgtgggttttctccaggcactccagtttcctcccacatcccaaaaacatgctgatTGAAGACTTCAAgttgtccctaggtgcgagtgcaaatggttgtttgtctctatgtgccctgcgattggctggcaaccagttcagggtgtcccccaccaaCTGCCCTATGACGGCAGGGGTAGGcttcagcacgcccgcaacccccgtggggactaagcggttcaggaaatggatggatggatgttctttGGAAACCCCAATGTGATGTCATATGATAGTTTGACATTTCTTGACCGCAAGTTGCAGGTGCTCAGAATGCATTTTAAGTAAGTTTCGATAAGTGTGAAAGAAGTATAACAATATatcttaaaaatgttttttttaatatactctGGTATAAAATGTCTTCCTATGTTCAGCTGTCACCTAAGGGGGGATGTTTATCCAACGTAAATATGGGCTCACTGTATTCATCACTTCAAAATAGGCCTTACCTGTTTTTTCCATCTCCTCACCAACATGACGAGAAGGTTTCACGCACTCTGAGCACATGTCATCGGAACACAGGAAACCAGGGCGACAAAGACACTTTGCGGCTGGAGAACATTTCTCTTCATTTTCTGTCCAGATACAATAAACCCAACCATTTCCTGTGAGATTTTATGCACTGGTGTTTTTGATCATTGTACTGTGCTTTAATTGTCTTCTAGGACGTTCTCGAGAAGCTCTTACCTTGGCACAACTGACATGGAGTGCATTTGTTAAAGACATTATACTTTTCAGAGAAGGAGTTATTAGAACATGGGCGACAGAGCGTTTCTCTTGTTTCTGTGCAGAAATCCTCCAGATATTGTCCTTTGAAGCAGAAAgtgattaaatattttatcCACTTTAAAGGCATCAATTAACCTGTGGAGAAAATGTTTCAAGTTGTTTTCTTACCTGGAGGGCACTGTTTGCAGCATCTCCCATTTATAAAAGCAGTCAGTGGTTCAGGACAGTTTGATCCAGCGACATATTTGACAACCCAAATGCACAAAGCAAAAAGAGCAGCTAAGGAGGGGTGAACAGAAACCATTATTGACAGTGCTCCACCTATGCGTGAAGTTTTTATAGTGGCTGTGGGAGGAGTCTTGGCTGTATAAGGCAAGAGATGAATCCTCTTCATATGA
This genomic interval from Syngnathus typhle isolate RoL2023-S1 ecotype Sweden linkage group LG11, RoL_Styp_1.0, whole genome shotgun sequence contains the following:
- the cd27 gene encoding tumor necrosis factor receptor superfamily member 5, with translation MVSVHPSLAALFALCIWVVKYVAGSNCPEPLTAFINGRCCKQCPPGQYLEDFCTETRETLCRPCSNNSFSEKYNVFNKCTPCQLCQENEEKCSPAAKCLCRPGFLCSDDMCSECVKPSRHVGEEMEKTEKDAFCMILGIGYGILAVILLMILFHTCINVAKKNRAALTPAATPCHPRLSIMEERGLQQQQQLFIQADSKNQLQEIVTNLS